From Apilactobacillus bombintestini:
ACGTATCTATGTAACTACGGATGCGCATAAGGGCGCGTTGTTAGAAGAAGCCCGCCAAAACGATTACGAAACCTTTACCATTCCTGACGGTGTGGGAGGTCGATACTCCGTGCTAACGGCAGTCGGTTTACTACCTATCGCTACTTCCGGTGGTAACATCGACCAACTAATGCAAGGTGCGATGTTGGCCTACAATGACTTATACGATACCGATTTCGGCAACAACGATATGTTAAAATATGCCGCTTACCGAAACATTTTATATCGTAAAGGCATTACTAACGAAATCTTGGAGAGTTACGAACCTCACATGCGTTATCTAGCCGAATGGTGGAAACAATTGGCCGGTGAAACTGAGGGTAAAGATCATAAAGGTATCTATCCAAGTTCCACGATCTTTAGTACTGACTTACATTCATTGGGTCAATACATTCAAGAAGGGATGCGCAACCTGATGGAAACCGTCATCGAAGTGGATTCATCTCAATCCGACTTGTATATCCCCCGCAGTCGAGAAAACTTAGATGGACTCCGCTACTTAGAAGCAGTTTCGATGGATGATGTGAACAAGACCGCTCGTGAAGCCGTGGCGCTGGCTCACTCCAGCGGTGGTGTTCCCAACATGTTAATCACCCTAAAGGACAATTCAGCTACTACGTTAGGTTATTTAATCTACTTCTTTGAATTTGCGATTGCGACTTCTGGTTATCTAAACGGGATTAATCCGTTTAACCAACCCGGTGTCGAAGACTATAAACGCAACATGTTTGCGCTCTTAGGTAAACCCGGTTACGAAGACCTTCGCGACTCCATTAAAAAATCACCCCACTAAAAGGAGACGATGATATGTTACTAGGCAGTCTCTGCACTAACGATAATAACCAAATGATTTGTGCGGTCGGCGACGATCACTTCCACATTAAAGATTGGATTGTCATCGACTTAGATGAACCTAAGGTGTCGTTAAAAAAAGCTATTGAATACTTCGAAGACTTTCCCGATTTACAAGCTATCGGTATTTCATCCTTTGGCCCCCTAGAACTTAGGACCTATTCCCCCCAATATGGTTACATTCAAGAGTCTTCCCGGAAAAAATGGCAAAGCATTAACTTATTAGGGACGTTTAAGCACCACTTTAAAATCCCCATCTCGTTCACCACCGACGTGAACAGTGTGGCTTATGGTGAATACGTTCAATCTATCTTAGAAAAAGACCCCGTCTTATCTTTGGCTTACATTACCATCGGTGATGGTGTAGGCACCGGTATCGTCGATCACGGTGAATTTATCGGCTATCAAGGCAGCCCCGAAATCGGCCATATTTTACCGCAACGACATCCAGATGATACTGAATTTGTCGGTACCTGTCCGTACCAAAAAGATTGTTTAGAAGGTTTAGTATCTACGAAAGCTATTGCGACTAGAATGCATCGCACCCCCGCTGAAATCTCGATGTATAAACACATCTGGGACGTCGTAGCTTTCTATGTTGCCCAATCGGTTTTGCAGACCACCCTCTTTCTTCGTCCGCAAAAAGTCATTTTGGGTGGCAGCCTAATAAACGATATCGAACTTGCCAAAATCAAAACCGCCTTTGCGGATTTGATGCAAGATTATCTCGACGTAGGTAATCTAGACGATTATATCGTCTTAACCAGTCAACCTAGCGAAAAACTAGCTATCCTAGGTAACTTGGCATTAGCCAAGAAACAACGCTACTCACAAGTGATCCAATAATCCCCGCCGTGAAAAGACACCGCCTCTGGTGTCTTTTTGCATTTGCTTAATGTGGGATATGCTACAATGAAGTTATACATAAAAATTAAGGAGTTTAGATATGCAAAAACTATATACCGCATTAGTCATTGTGTTGTTACTAATTAATTTAATGTTAGTTAATAATGAATCGTTACTTAATTCCGCCAGTACGAGAATCTTTCAATTTGTGTTGATCTTGGCATTGTTGATTACTGTATTGTTGTGGGTTAAGAATCGCCATAGAAATAAGAAGTAATGAGCGAGTTGTAAATTGTGATAAGAAAAAAGCATCCGTACGGATGCTTTTTTTATGAAATTTAATTTTAAAATTACTTTTGATTATTTAAATAATTTATTCTATGTTATAGCGATCTTTTAACTCTTCTATCTTCTTAGATAAATCGTCATTTATTACCTTTTTAGCCAATTTTTTCTTTACATTTTCTGCATCTTCATCTGTTGCATAAATAGTTATTAAAGTAGGTAATAATTCTAAACAAACGAATACCGCAATTTTTAAATGT
This genomic window contains:
- a CDS encoding glucose-6-phosphate isomerase encodes the protein MQKQVSLDISGLQHFVSEQELDEIQPMVQTARNLLVQGTGVDAQMNEWAKLPANYDHVEFDRIKAAAKQIAENSQILIVIGIGGSYLGSKMAIDFLHGSFYNHSFDGKHPQIFFAGNTLSPTYTQDLLNIIGDWDFSINVISKSGTTTEPAMAFRIFKQKLIEKYGIDEAYQRIYVTTDAHKGALLEEARQNDYETFTIPDGVGGRYSVLTAVGLLPIATSGGNIDQLMQGAMLAYNDLYDTDFGNNDMLKYAAYRNILYRKGITNEILESYEPHMRYLAEWWKQLAGETEGKDHKGIYPSSTIFSTDLHSLGQYIQEGMRNLMETVIEVDSSQSDLYIPRSRENLDGLRYLEAVSMDDVNKTAREAVALAHSSGGVPNMLITLKDNSATTLGYLIYFFEFAIATSGYLNGINPFNQPGVEDYKRNMFALLGKPGYEDLRDSIKKSPH
- a CDS encoding ROK family protein codes for the protein MLLGSLCTNDNNQMICAVGDDHFHIKDWIVIDLDEPKVSLKKAIEYFEDFPDLQAIGISSFGPLELRTYSPQYGYIQESSRKKWQSINLLGTFKHHFKIPISFTTDVNSVAYGEYVQSILEKDPVLSLAYITIGDGVGTGIVDHGEFIGYQGSPEIGHILPQRHPDDTEFVGTCPYQKDCLEGLVSTKAIATRMHRTPAEISMYKHIWDVVAFYVAQSVLQTTLFLRPQKVILGGSLINDIELAKIKTAFADLMQDYLDVGNLDDYIVLTSQPSEKLAILGNLALAKKQRYSQVIQ